The sequence TTCTCCTGCACTCTCCACCGGAGACCTAGAGATCCATGACGGATACATAACATCATCCACCAAACACAACTCCTATAAGTCCGCCGCTTGTTTGTAAATCCAACCGCATTCTGGTCTTCCAAACCTTGGGGCTTTTGTCTCTTCCAATGCTTTCAACATCCCCATCGACTAGCAAATCCTCACCCCACGCCACAATCCAAAATTNNNNNNNNNNNNNNNNNNNNNNNNNNNNNNNNNNNNNNNNNNNNNNNNNNNNNNNNNNNNNNNNNNNNNNNNNNNNNNNNNNNNNNNNNNNNNNNNNNNNNNNNNNNNNNNNNNNNNNNNNNNNNNNNNNNNNNNNNNNNNNNNNNNNNNNNNNNNNNNNNNNNNNNNNNNNNNNNNNNNNNNNNNNNNNNNNNNNNNNNNNNNNNNNNNNNNNNNNNNNNNNNNNNNNNNNNNNNNNNNNNNNNNNNNNNNNNNNNNNNNNNNNNNNNNNNNNNNNNNNNNNNNNNNNNNNNNNNNNNNNNNNNNNNNNNNNNNNNNNNNNNNNNNNNNNNNNNNNNNNNNNNNNNNNNNNNNNNNNNNNNNNNNNNNNNNNNNNNNNNNNNNNNNNNNNNNNNNNNNNNNNNNNNNNNNNNNNNNNNNNNNNNNNNNNNNNNNNNNNNNNNNNNNNNNNNNNNNNNNNNNNNNNNNNNNNNNNNNNNNNNNNNNNNNNNNNNNNNNNNNNNNNNNNNNNNNNNNNNNNNNNNNNNNNNNNNNNNNNNNNNNNNNNNNNNNNNNNNNNNNNNNNNNNNNNNNNNNNNNNNNNNNNNNNNNNNNNNNNNNNNNNNNNNNNNNNNNNNNNNNNNNNNNNNNNNNNNNNNNNNNNNNNNNNNNNNNNNNNNNNNNNNNNNNNNNNNNNNNNNNNNNNNNNNNNNNNNNNNNNNNNNNNNNNNNNNNNNNNNNNNNNNNNNNNNNNNNNNNNNNNNNNNNNNNNNNNNNNNNNNNNNNNNNNNNNNNNNNNNNNNNNNNNNNNNNNNNNNNNNNNNNNNNNNNNNNNNNNNNNNNNNNNNNNNNNNNNNNNNNNNNNNNNNNNNNNNNNNNNNNNNNNNNNNNNNNNNNNNNNNNNNNNNNNNNNNNNNNNNNNNNNNNNNNNNNNNNNNNNNNNNNNNNNNNNNNNNNNNNNNNNNNNNNNNNNNNNNNNNNNNNNNNNNNNNNNNNNNNNNNNNNNNNNNNNNNNNNNNNNAATCTATTATATCAATGTAAAAATCAGATATGCTTAAAAACTACAAATCAaaaacattgttattatttctcgGTGTTATTATTTGCTACCTGATAAGCTTATATAATGCTGCCGATcgttgttattatttatacatttcTTCCTTTCTGCATCATtcaaaacaacaagtaaaaatatgaaattacatATCTTACGAAGAcgagaaaaatataaagatgaaaatatgtaatattttttaattcacttTTATTTATAGGAGTAtgtatataaacaaaaagaacaatgtTGTCGggatatattaacaaatatgcATGTTATAACTCTATACAAGTGTATATTAGCAatcattcattttcatatgACAAATGAGAAAAGAAATCTCCAAGAGTACAAGATATTATAGGTTCATATTGtatacacaattaaattaatacaataaaatggGTATTTAGCTTTTTTTAAATGATGCTATCTACCCGTTTGCTCTGTGAGTGTGATATCATTAAAAGTATGCAATTCATTCTGATTTAATGCTGGATCATGTTTAGTGGAAAAAATAGCATTACCCGGTTCTTTAGGCTCCAGTAATGGGGCATCATCATTGCCTATCATGATAACTACTGATGACATGATTGGTCTATCTTCCGGCTTTTTCTTGAACACACAAGAGACCTATATTTAGTACATCTCATAACTTGAGTCACTGAAAATGAGTTGCAGATTAATGGATCTAATAAATCCAAAACCTTCCCGTCATTCCATAATCTCCAAGCCTGCAATGATTGCTTAATTATTAGTGCAAtgataatatgtttttattcttaGAAATAGTggctaaattttaatatattaaaataaattgtccatatatatatatatatatatatatatatatatatatatatatattgcactACTTACTCTCCCAAGAAGGTAAAAGGTGTGGATTTGAGAGGAAAACCCTATTTCTTTGGCCACTTATGATTTCCAAGATTAATACCCCAAAGCTAAACACATCTGACTTCATTGAAAAAACTCCATCCAATGCATACTCTGGGGCCATATATCCACTGCATTTTTACCATTTATAatcattgatatatataaaatttggtTTAATATAAGATAATATAGAAATTGTGAAAGTTGACTCACTATGTACCAACTACTTTTCTTGTCTTGATCATTGTTTCACGATCTCCAAAATTTCTGGCTAAACCAAAGTCTGAGATTTTAGGATTCATTTCAATGTCTAGAAGGATGTTACTTGCTTTGAGATCTCTATGTATGATTCTTAATCTTGAGTCTTGATGAAGATATAAAAGACCTCGAGCAATGCCTTCAATGATGTGGAAGCGTGTTTTCCAGTCCAAATGATCTCCTTTTTCTTTGTCTAATTATGtgcatacaaaaaaaaatcaagagattCAAACCTATGGCAATTATAATGAAGAATATGTATATTTCAGGAGAAGCAAATTAAAACTagctaaataatttaaaacaaaacacacacacactaacCAAATAGAAATGCATCCAAGCTTCTATTGGGCATATACTCATAGACAAGAATCTTTTCATCTCCTTTAATGCAGTATCCTAAAAGTCGCACGAGGTTACAGTGTTGAAGCTTTGCAATAAAAGCAACTTCATTTTCAAACTCATCAATGCCTTGTGTTGAATTCCTTGAGAGTCTTTTAACCGCTATTTCACGTCCCTCAGCCAGCTTCCCCTGTAAGGAGTTAATGTTTTAATCACAAGTTCTTATGTAATAAATCATTTAATCTGATCTATATATACATGGATTACCTTATAGACAAGGCCAAAACCACCTTTTCCTAGAATATTTGTCTTAGCAAAGTTGTGTGTAGCCTCCATTAGAGTACTCCATTGAAGTTGTGCTAGTTCAAATTCACCCATTTCCTCTAACGCCTATCTCAAAATGATTATATGAAACAAAAAGCTTTAATATTATTAGGATACCTTAGTGAagagatgaatatatatatatatacatatctttaCAATAGTGGCATTTGATATATAGGAGAATAGAAATTAGTTTACCTTTTGtgtatcatcttcttctttcccgTGAATGTAAGTATATTAAGGGAATTATCAATGCCACCATTGAGAAAAACTAAGATCCAAACCACTGATTTGGATTGACTTCTTCTTACTAGACTTGTTTTGAGATTGAGGCTGTTGAATCAACGGAATATAATCAAATGCACTACTATTTTTCGatgaaaaattattgttcacgaTTGAGTAATAATGAGATCAATATTGATGTTTTCCAAGATGTGGTTTAGGATTATTCAAGAGTTATATCATAAAAGcccaaataaatttttgaaatgacataatgtttttcaaagaaaaattcgTGTCACTAACCCTTGAGTCCCTTGTAATTAtctaatgataatatatatgattcatttactttttacaataaaaattaaagtcaGTAATAATTATTGCGGAAATTAATAGGACAACCAAACACGCATTCAACGTGTTCACATGTCAATTCTCTCTCATCACAACCTAACATGCAATCTAAATTGTCCAATTTCATGCCTCAGATTCGTGTATAGCTCCAATTAGTGGATGGCAATTAATGACTGGTATATTTTtatggaaagaaatggtcaaaAACGCCGGCCAGATCTaatccacatatatataataatgacaTTAGTGAGCTAACTTAATTAATCTagtaatcaaaattttcatttgcataCTGCTGTCAGATGATCCCTGTGATATTCTAAATTAAGTTGGTTGGTTAGGGAGCTTAATTACCTAGATCAGCTGCCGCAAGCCGGACAAAGATATCCTGTGTAGGATGAGAGGACATTCTCAGGTCAATGAGCTCCGTCACCCAAATAACGCATCCGAGTCCCTGCACAACTGATGTTGGCTGTGGCATGGCTGTGCACGAGCATTTCTTCAAACACCTACCTCTGCATTCATCCTGGCTGATGTTTGCGTATACGATGGCATTTGAAGTTTCTGGCAGCTCGGCAAGCGTGACAGTCATGAACCCGTCGGACCTGTTCTTGCAATCCAGCGCTGTGAGACGCTCACAACCGAATGAGGCATCCATGATAGGCCACTCTTGTGGCGACTTTTGGCTTGAACCCTTGCAAGCACCTGCATATGGGCCAGACATCGATGGCGCACATGCCGTAAGGCCCACATCTTGAGTACTCCTGGCACTCGTTCTTGGGGTAGTTCAtgaagaaattccacatgccagtaCTCTCAATCCACACAAAATGATTCGTCATGCCTGAATGGTCCAATAGCACCCGGCCCACAAACTTTGTGCCCGTTGAGTTATACATGTAATAAACCTCGTCCTTGTTGTTGACAAAACCAAAACGGAGGCCGTAGGGGCTGCGGCATGTCTTCTGTGCTGCCGAACTTGACATCAATCCATGGCCGAGAGCGCCACTTTTTAGTTGAAACAGACCATAAATTAACTTGAGGAATACCTTCAAGGTCCATGGATATGACGTAGCTCCCTGAGATGGATCGTCTTTTGCTTCTCCAAGAAGTCAGATTGCGGTTAAGACCAGTCCTCAAGTCCCATCCAAGCTTCATGCCGGAAAGAAGTGTGTCGGTGAGGTAGTCAAAGTCTCTGCGAAGCGAACTCACTGCTGTTTGCTTCTCTGATAACAAAGTTGCCATCATCTCAAAAAGCTGTGCCACCGGATTGGTAAAGGGCCACCATGGGCATGGGCAGGAAGATCATGGAGTTGATGGTCAAAGTGCCATTACCATTCAGTTCCAAGCTTCCGTTGGTGCCTGATAATGGACTACTGCGGTTGGCAACCCATACTACTGTTGTTGTTTGGCCTCCTGGTAGCTTGTTTTTTTTGAGGAAGAAGAGCGGgacgaacccactagagaccccaggggCGTGCACATGACCCTCGGTGAGAACAGTGGGGGACGAGTGCCTACGCGTGGTGCTGGAGCATCCCGTActacaaccactattcacaactcccgaAATGCGCTCaaccgagaatcgaactctcaccactgcTGGTGAGGCTCATCGATGACCCACGTATCTACAATGGGCCGAAGGTCGTTGGCCCTCCCTGCACCAACAGCTTTGTTGTA comes from Dioscorea cayenensis subsp. rotundata cultivar TDr96_F1 chromosome 15, TDr96_F1_v2_PseudoChromosome.rev07_lg8_w22 25.fasta, whole genome shotgun sequence and encodes:
- the LOC120277812 gene encoding LOW QUALITY PROTEIN: receptor-like serine/threonine-protein kinase SD1-6 (The sequence of the model RefSeq protein was modified relative to this genomic sequence to represent the inferred CDS: deleted 3 bases in 3 codons); translated protein: MEATHNFAKTNILGKGGFGLVYKGKLAEGREIAVKRLSRNSTQGIDEFENEVAFIAKLQHCNLVRLLGYCIKGDEKILVYEYMPNRSLDAFLFDKEKGDHLDWKTRFHIIEGIARGLLYLHQDSRLRIIHRDLKASNILLDIEMNPKISDFGLARNFGDRETMIKTRKVVGTYGYMAPEYALDGVFSMKSDVFSFGVLILEIISGQRNRVFLSNPHLLLLGRAWRLWNDGKVLDLLDPLICNSFSVTQVMRCLNIGLLCVQEKAEDRPIMSSVVIMIGNDDAPLLEPKEPVMGYAFGFIMSNLEIHGFWMRDVLFHYDMEQWFDSNKSWDFDFVYMGNGKACDILAERGGSVRMHNGVDRDFV